A window of Streptomyces sp. NBC_01224 genomic DNA:
CGGTCCCCCAGGTGCTGTTCCGCAGGGGTCGGAACTGTGCCACTCACGCCGTTCCGCCCTCCCCTGCCAGGATCGCGCCCGCCAGCGAGCGCTGCTCGGCACGGGCCTCGGGCGAACGGTGCTGCAGCGCCTTGCGCAGATGCGAGCGACCGCGGTGGATACGGCTGCGCACGGTACCGAGCTTCACGCCCAGCGTCGCGGCGATCTCCTCGTACGAGAGGCCCTCGATGTCACAGAGCACGACAGCGGCACGGAATTCGGGCGCGAGGGTGTCCAGCGCCTGCTGCACATCCGCGTCGAAGTGGGTGTCGTTGAAGACCTGCTGCGGGGACGGTTCACGGCTCGGCAGCCGCTCGGCGGCGTCGTCGCCGAGGGAGTCGAAGCGGATCCGCTGCTTACGACGGACCATGTCCAGGAACAGGTTGGTCGTGATGCGGTGCAGCCAGCCCTCGAAGGTGCCCGGCGTATAGGTCGACAGCGACCGGAACACGCGTACGAAGACCTCCTGTGTGAGGTCCTCCGCATCGTGCTGGTTGCCCGTCAGCCGGTAGGCAAGGCGATAGACACGGCCGCTGTGCGTGCTGACGATCTCTTCCCATGAGGGCGGCGTCCACGCCTGGGAGTCCGCGTCTGAGGCGAAGGTCGCGGTCGGTGCGTTGGAAGAACGGTCAGCGATGTTGGTCACGGATTTCGGCTCACCCGCCGACCTGAGAAAGCGCCGCAGCACTCCTCCCCGATCCACAGGCGCAGCCGCACCTCCCCTATCGGCTCTGGTGGTGTCCAGTGGAGCCCCTACCATAGCCACCTCGCCCGTTAGCTCCGGATAAGCCTTTTTCCTGCTGGGGCCGGGGATCACCCGGGAACCGCCGGCCCGTGTCTCCCGGACCCGATCTGCGGGCCGGTTCCACGGGCTTTCCCCTGCTCCTGCATAACGCCCGGTCCCATCTGCGGGTTCCCGGGCACAGCGGATACAGTCACCGTTGCGCCAACTACGGGGACAGGAGAGGGTCATTACCGCCAACCGGCAGACGAGCTGGGCGTTCGCCGACGCCTTTGTCCCCGAGGACGAAGCATTGCGCTGGGCCCGGGACCGGGCTCGGGAGGCAGGGCTCCGCTCGGTGTCGCCAGGTACCGGCGCCGCGCTGCGCTTGCTCGCTGCCACGACGGACGCCAAAGCGGTGGCCGAGATCGGC
This region includes:
- the sigE gene encoding RNA polymerase sigma factor SigE encodes the protein MVGAPLDTTRADRGGAAAPVDRGGVLRRFLRSAGEPKSVTNIADRSSNAPTATFASDADSQAWTPPSWEEIVSTHSGRVYRLAYRLTGNQHDAEDLTQEVFVRVFRSLSTYTPGTFEGWLHRITTNLFLDMVRRKQRIRFDSLGDDAAERLPSREPSPQQVFNDTHFDADVQQALDTLAPEFRAAVVLCDIEGLSYEEIAATLGVKLGTVRSRIHRGRSHLRKALQHRSPEARAEQRSLAGAILAGEGGTA